The following nucleotide sequence is from Harpia harpyja isolate bHarHar1 chromosome 7, bHarHar1 primary haplotype, whole genome shotgun sequence.
TGCTTTCCCCTGAAGCACCAAATGAACACATGAAGCTTCCTTCACAGACTTTACAAGGATATTTGAGAAAGGGCAACAGAGCTACTCACATTTTTATCAGCACTGAATTTGTAGCATATGCTTGTTACATTTCCTAGATAAAACAAGTTGTATACACAGATCCCTTTCAAAACTTTACTATAGAATTTAAACACCATTTTAATTTGCAGGAGGCTaatatgtggctttttttttttttttaatagattgtGTGTGGGGTTTGACATAGATGCAGATGCACTGGAAATATTTAATAGCAATATTGAAGACTTTGAGCTCACGAACATCAACATGGTTCAGTGTGATGTCTGCTCTTTATCTGACAGCATGTTGGAGACTTTTGACACAGTTATTATGAACCCTCCGTTTGGTACCAAGCATAATAAAGGTTGGTAATTCCGAAAGTCAGTTAGAAATCATTAGGAATGAAATAGCAAGGGAAACACTTTTAATGAAACATCTCCCTTCTTTATTACAATTACTTATTGTAATTATCTAGAGTTTTGTTGATCTGGAATCAGTTTCCTAAGTACAGATTAACTTCAGCATTGTGACTGACAATCGCTGGGTTTGAAATAAACAATTCTAGCTATTTCatatcatttttctcttttactaaAAGCAATTGGGTAAGTTTTGgaaatactttctgtattttaatgtattCAGTACTGTTTCTCAAATAGCCATTACTCCAGAAAAATTGAAGTATTCAGCAGATCTGTAAATCCTCTAGTTTAAGCTTGCATTTAACAGTTCTAGTAATTTCATCATTCTTTTAGGAATGGAtatgatttttctgaaaactgctttACAAATGGCGAAAACAGCTGTATATTCCCTTCACAAAACTTCAACACGGCAGGTAAGTCCTTCATTTTAGTAGGGCGAGCATTAACCATGCAATGAAATAGCTGGCATTTAATGATGTTGTCTATAGCTTCACTGATTTGTTCACACCTTTATAGGGTATGAAGCTTGTTTTGGATAAATACTAATCATGTCAAATAACTGTGATCTCACATACATCAAGATAAGTATGTGATCTAATGTTTCAGcttgaaaaacaaagcacaggAGACTTCTTAAATAACTACAGGGGTGTAGATGTTTATAAGACAGTGTAGAAACAAGCTTTTAAATTTACCTGTATCTATTTAATATTGTAGCACATTCAAAAGAAAGCACATGAATGGGAAGTGAAGATGGAAGTCATAGCAGGTAAGATTAATTtgttgttaaaggaaaaaaaaaaaaaacccaaacattttgttgGGGGCTAATATCTTTTAACACTACTAGTCAGTTTTAACAGCCAGAGGTAAATTTAAGTGTGATTTAACACTGAAAACGACACAGATCTTTTTTTAAGCAGCcttttgggcggggggggggggggggggggtgtttggtttttttataccTTGCTACCTGGCTAGAATACAAGCAGGCACTTGATAAAGCTCGCAGGGATACGTATTCTGTGCAGAATTAGAATTGGATTTCTTCCTGGACTAGATTTTGCCTTCAAGCAGAAGTTACTTACCTTCCTGCTTCAAAAGGAGATTGTTGCtgaataacaaaagcaaaagtgCAGGTCAGTTCTCACACAAAAAAGCATTCTGTCCTTAAAGCCacctaaatatttttctgacagtTGTTCAGGTATCTTCCCGACTCTTAAATATCACCAGCTGGATGCTTTATATAGTCATACAACTTGAGACATGGAAGTTGCACAAGTGCTTGAAACACAACTGCATTTCAGCCATCCACTTACTGTCTGATGTGGTTGGCTTAAATGTTCAGTCATAATCTAGTCCAGAGGTCAAAACAGTTATCTAGTCAGGGGGCAACAGAGGTGGACAATAGAAGAAATAGAAGAATAGGGATGTAGGGTGCAAGTCAGTTGACTAATAATCATTCTAGTCTAACAAGTATTCTTTGTACTGTTCACAGAACTTAGATATGACCTACCAGCATCATACAAGTTCCATAAGAAGAAATCAGTAAGTATAAAACCTAACATAACTGAGAAAATGCTCTGTTTTGTACTAGGCAGATAAATAAATTCTACTtaagaaaatttaagttttagGGCCATATGTACTGGGTGAGGAATGCTCACAGCACTTGAGAGAAGTTCCTGATGGCATCAAGTGCCATTGCTGTTACTACATTTTGTAgttgaacagggaaaaaaaatcattgtaatGCAAGTCAAAGCTATACACAAAGATTAAAGCCAGCACTGCAACTAGATGTGAAAAAGCCAAGAGCAGTCTCCTTGACTCAACTTTCCATAGTTATTTGCCTGATCCTATCTGCGACTGGAACTTAAGACTAAATTAAGTAATGAAGGCCAGAGTAACTAGGATTTTACAGCTGTAGCATTATTTCAGTGGTTCTATGCTCTCTACTGCAAATAGCTACAGCCAGTGAAATCTCTCGTAGAACTGTCTTAGAGGGGGCAGGAGGAAGCTGTGCACTTCATCCCACAATAGAAGATCTAGTCAGGATACTAGCGTATGGAAGCTTAAGCCCACAGGCAAGTTCCTGGGTGCTGA
It contains:
- the METTL5 gene encoding rRNA N6-adenosine-methyltransferase METTL5 isoform X1 is translated as MKKLKLKELESCLQQVDTFESPKLLLEQYPTRPHIAACMLYTIHNTFDDIENKTIADLGCGCGMLSIGSAMLGAGLCVGFDIDADALEIFNSNIEDFELTNINMVQCDVCSLSDSMLETFDTVIMNPPFGTKHNKGMDMIFLKTALQMAKTAVYSLHKTSTRQHIQKKAHEWEVKMEVIAELRYDLPASYKFHKKKSVDIEVDFIRFSAKKLLN